The following proteins come from a genomic window of Henningerozyma blattae CBS 6284 chromosome 4, complete genome:
- the FAR11 gene encoding Far11p (similar to Saccharomyces cerevisiae FAR11 (YNL127W); ancestral locus Anc_2.143) produces MRHKKDNPVKSISLENIRSLPLSLRFNDDTSLVRANHLLKSQRKSFPGELSTNDYLMSINNTKLNSNISSNNNPNNKNINLHGSNTFNNKISNRPNIKFEMYDEDLMARGNSSDIINMDITRNGNCNNKYISNSNSSSSSIGDGDKTSIDHPNKQHANLLDFKVNTQARNNDDMNVNSNVNRYSGTNIISSSNDTRLKSDIQADNLNLEETQEDDIIDDEVVEEEAVEEDEDEEEAIDEDQDEDFANVDEIDGPILATPRNNEPPSSPLLSARKAIDMKTAQGVSIPSKISKQSLNQDDKNKTLLASIQNGNSINSTNNDAVSNDNSNKNDNVNENKASCVSNTPATTTPISTSTTTFFSTSTSNKVDYNLPVDNQLKQKLEERAAQLMESKDISVGTNLKLDWSLKDFYGLNYELDNWFSSPDFSLFKSMVHSFNSSIESPEDFIDDEKYCLKTINRLVDSLPKKIPIENNSKFLHLNSYSNDILHKTSILLLTYIAMGTFSLTEDINGQLIEIKKNVRLLIPNLLKIIESFKFIAIQCRDSEVDLKNKSQQLFCMSTIIYFIVSVCLEERELYFQNEKIKLDNNSPYYGNLDKTNSRDETNFIFMAIEYFQSSGFLQFLTRYIEHWRWSSRLSMRIRNIINLCFKLLVLQFGDRDLYKVAKSEISKLHGIDIEKKTSKNLTISPLHYQAFREDIISRYPDCKLPLSNLPEERDNSNSLSQFLQIPRPKSKNPINLSLAEPNQHLATPCPSPPRSRSSSDSCLDFNNMPLYQFNHTQRSRKSLQTNMSFPNLYPSDDEDGLDSLSKRITIYDDKDDHDVRIPFSIKEASNILSRNVEIKLSIKQLWHERDLFMTTERGWQPNTSSDTYNYISYENKENNQFINIMKRVDQFYKDSLPSFNSLIFVLLQTIESNLSNPEYKEMDKEESTGTPSNENNSNEEKEKDGNGSKDNISVKYANEIPNLAVLTPQLEIIKAKQQVLRSSTGIIFIILRWLKLNHILKFEYFSVLLYDSRYFTICTALLNKVAENYSDKAFNRMMTSKNSLWKECSKYNANYTSFYDSSSQLPVKTDITVLSSLSYLLRILRKITGNKTQRIKELPVPLGIIFKKLYKIFNLDIYHPMLRIMRELTPFKNKRWKSEHMELISGVYLYEKLELIENWVTGKEISSELNDACAQEIALRALLQFYNFLHYEHSMEDMGYAQRPNSESYLINTESESVGL; encoded by the coding sequence ATGAGAcataaaaaagataatcCAGTGAAATCGATCTCATTGGAAAATATAAGATCCTTACCATTGTCGTTAAgatttaatgatgatacATCTTTAGTTAGAGCTAATCACTTATTAAAAAGCCAAAGAAAGTCATTTCCCGGTGAATTATCAACTAATGATTATCTGATGTCCATAAATAACACCAAattgaattcaaatatcagttcaaataataatcccaacaataaaaatataaatcttCATGGGTCTAATacattcaataataaaatatcaaatagGCCAAATATTAAGTTTGAAATGtatgatgaagatttaatGGCAAGAGGCAATAGCTCTGATATCATAAACATGGATATTACTAGGAACGGCAATTGtaataacaaatatattagCAATAGCAATAGTAGCAGTAGTAGCATTGGTGATGGTGATAAAACATCTATAGATCATCCAAATAAACAACATGCTAACttattagattttaaaGTGAATACTCAAGCTAGGAACAATGATGATATGAATGTGAACTCTAATGTCAATCGTTATTCAGGAACAAATATTATCTCTTCCTCAAATGATACTAGATTGAAGAGTGATATTCAAGCggataatttaaatttagaagAAACTCAGGAAGACgatattattgatgatgaagtGGTCGAAGAAGAGGCTGTAGAAGAAGATGAGGATGAAGAAGAGGCTATTGATGAAGATCAAGACGAAGACTTCGCAAATGTAGATGAAATTGATGGTCCAATACTAGCGACTCCAAGAAATAATGAGCCTCCCTCGTCTCCGTTATTATCTGCAAGAAAGGCTATAGATATGAAAACTGCACAAGGCGTTTCAATACCTAGTAAAATATCCAAACAAAGTTTAAATCAAGATGACAAGAATAAAACACTTCTGGCATCTATTCAGAATGgcaattcaattaattctactaataatgatgCTGTTAGTAATGATAACAGTAATAAGAACGATAATGtcaatgaaaataaagcaTCATGTGTATCTAATACACCAGCAACAACAACCCCAATATCTACATCAACAACCACATTTTTCTCTACATCAACTAGTAATAAAGTAGATTATAATTTGCCCGTTGATAAccaattaaaacaaaagtTAGAAGAGAGGGCTGCTCAATTGATGGAATCAAAGGATATATCAGTAGGGACAAACTTGAAATTAGATTGGtctttaaaagatttttaCGGCTTGAATtatgaattagataattgGTTTTCTTCCCCAGACTTCAGTTTATTCAAATCGATGGTTCACTCATTTAATAGTTCAATAGAATCTCCTGAAGATTtcattgatgatgaaaaatactgcttaaaaacaattaatagATTAGTGGATAGTTTACCAAAGAAAATCCCCATAGAAAATAACTCCAAATTTTTACATTTAAACAGttattcaaatgatattcTTCATAAAACCAGTATATTGCTTTTGACTTACATCGCAATGGGTACCTTTTCATTAACTGAAGATATTAATGGTCagttaattgaaattaaaaaaaatgtcagATTGTTAATACCAAATTTactaaaaattattgagtcatttaaatttattgcAATCCAATGTAGAGATTCAGAAGTTGAtctcaaaaataaatcgcaacaattattttgtatGTCGactataatatattttattgtttcAGTTTGCTTAGAAGAGAGAGagttatattttcaaaatgaaaaaataaaattagataaCAATAGCCCTTATTATGGCAATTTAGACAAAACTAATTCAAGAGATGAAACGAACTTTATATTTATGGCAatagaatattttcaatcttCAGGgtttttacaatttttaacGCGGTATATTGAACATTGGCGTTGGTCAAGTAGATTATCAATGCGTATTAGaaacattattaatttatgtTTTAAGCTATTAGTTTTACAATTTGGTGATCGAGATCTTTATAAAGTAGCAAAAtctgaaatttcaaaattgcATGGTATAGATATAGAGAAGAAaacttcaaaaaatttaacaataTCGCCCTTACATTATCAAGCTTTTCGTGAAGATATAATATCAAGGTATCCTGATTGTAAATTACCATTATCCAATCTACCAGAAGAAAGAGATAACtcaaattcattatcacAATTTTTGCAAATACCAAGaccaaaatcaaaaaacCCTATTAACTTGTCTTTAGCAGAACCAAATCAACATTTAGCTACTCCTTGTCCATCACCTCCGAGATCAAGATCTTCATCAGATTCTTGCTTGGATTTCAATAACATGCCTCTATATCAATTTAATCACACTCAACGCTCTAGAAAATCATTACAGACTAATATGTCGTTCCCAAATCTTTATCCTTCAGACGATGAAGACGGGCTTGATTCATTATCAAAGAGAATCACTATATATGATGATAAAGATGATCACGATGTCCGAATCCCATTTAGCATCAAAGAAGCATCAAATATTCTAAGTAGAAATGTGGAAATAAAGCTAAGTATAAAGCAACTATGGCATGAGAGAGATTTATTTATGACCACAGAACGAGGATGGCAGCCAAATACATCATCAGATACATACAACTATATATCATATGAAAACAAAGAGAACAATCAATTCATTAACATTATGAAAAGAGTAGACCAGTTTTATAAAGATTCATTGCcatcatttaattctttgatATTCGTATTATTACAAACTATAGAGTCAAATTTATCCAACCCTGAGTATAAGGAAATGGACAAAGAAGAAAGTACCGGGACCCCATCAAACGAGAATAATTCTAACGAGGAGAAAGAAAAGGATGGCAATGGATCTAAAGATAATATATCTGTGAAATATGCTAACGAAATACCCAATTTAGCTGTTTTAACTCCCCAATTAGAGATTATTAAAGCTAAGCAACAAGTGCTTAGGAGTTCAACTGggattatatttattattcttcGCTGGCTAAAGTTAAAccatattttgaaatttgaatatttttcagtGCTACTATATGATTCaagatattttacaatCTGTACAGCTTTGTTGAACAAGGTTGCAGAAAATTACTCTGATAAAGCATTTAATAGAATGATGACctcaaaaaattctttatggAAAGAATGCTCAAAATATAATGCAAACTATACGTCGTTCTATGACTCCTCTAGCCAGTTGCCAGTAAAAACTGACATTACAGTTCTTTCGTCATTGTCATATCTTTTAAGgattttaagaaaaataactGGTAATAAAACTCAAAGAATAAAGGAACTCCCAGTTCCTCTAggcattatttttaaaaagttgtacaaaatttttaacttAGATATTTATCACCCTATGTTACGAATTATGAGAGAATTGACGCCATTTAAGAATAAAAGATGGAAATCTGAACATATGGAACTGATTTCGGGTGTATATCTgtatgaaaaattagagttaattgaaaattggGTAACTGGTAAAGAAATATCCAGTGAGCTTAATGACGCATGCGCACAAGAAATTGCATTAAGAGCCCTTTTACAGTTTTACAACTTTTTACATTATGAACACTCAATGGAGGATATGGGATATGCACAAAGACCGAATTCGGAATcgtatttaataaatacaGAATCTGAGTCTGTAGGTTTATAA